One Acidobacteriota bacterium DNA window includes the following coding sequences:
- a CDS encoding amidohydrolase family protein: MKRAFARMFPLLIVFTAGSAASGCAFAGAATPAAGSPATPPAIVIRAGSLIDGRADAARPNQVIVIRGRRIESVSDAAAAHIPEGARVIDLSHATVLPGLIDSHTHIFLQGEDPAQGGYDVQLLKYPLAYRAARAAVAARRALEQGFTTIRDLETEGAGYGDVGIKMAVDEGRIPGPRMFVVTRALSTTGGYPLEGYAPELDMPRGAQIADGPVAFRKATREQLEHGADWIKVYMTHRSWVDAEGRLQSQPTLTLEEIQAVVDEAHGWGKKVACHAYGGVGMRRALDGGCDSIEHGLDLDDVAVAQMVKQGTWYCPTLSPYDYWWSPADTPEGKRDRARAAVHGPSFQRALKAGVRIVFGTDAGSFEWTDPNSPIAMEFGRMVALGMAPMAAIRAATSSAAEMLGMPGQIGVVAPGAYADVIAVAGDPLRDVGALKAVGFVMKDGEVFRSELK; this comes from the coding sequence ATGAAGCGCGCGTTCGCACGCATGTTCCCACTGCTGATCGTTTTCACGGCCGGCTCCGCGGCCTCCGGCTGCGCCTTCGCGGGCGCCGCGACCCCGGCCGCGGGCAGCCCCGCGACGCCGCCTGCCATCGTCATCCGCGCCGGCTCGCTGATCGACGGGCGCGCCGACGCGGCGCGGCCGAACCAGGTGATCGTCATCCGCGGCCGCCGCATCGAGAGCGTATCGGACGCCGCCGCAGCGCACATCCCCGAGGGCGCGCGCGTCATCGATCTCTCCCACGCGACCGTGCTCCCTGGCCTCATCGACTCGCACACGCACATCTTCCTGCAGGGGGAGGACCCCGCGCAGGGGGGCTACGACGTGCAGCTCCTCAAGTACCCGCTGGCGTATCGCGCGGCGCGGGCGGCGGTGGCGGCGCGGCGCGCTCTCGAGCAGGGATTCACGACGATCCGCGACCTCGAGACCGAGGGGGCCGGCTACGGCGACGTGGGGATCAAGATGGCGGTGGACGAGGGGCGCATCCCGGGGCCACGCATGTTCGTCGTGACGCGCGCCCTCTCCACGACCGGCGGCTATCCGCTCGAAGGGTACGCCCCCGAGCTCGACATGCCGCGGGGGGCGCAGATCGCCGACGGGCCGGTCGCCTTCCGGAAAGCCACGCGCGAGCAACTCGAGCACGGCGCCGACTGGATCAAGGTCTACATGACGCACCGCTCGTGGGTGGACGCGGAAGGAAGGCTGCAATCGCAGCCCACGCTCACGCTCGAGGAGATCCAGGCGGTGGTCGACGAGGCGCACGGCTGGGGGAAGAAGGTCGCGTGCCACGCGTACGGCGGCGTCGGGATGCGTCGCGCCCTCGACGGCGGCTGTGACTCCATCGAGCACGGGCTCGACCTCGACGACGTCGCCGTCGCTCAGATGGTGAAGCAGGGGACCTGGTACTGCCCCACCCTCTCACCTTATGACTACTGGTGGTCGCCGGCCGACACCCCCGAGGGGAAGCGCGACCGCGCGCGCGCGGCGGTGCACGGACCGTCGTTCCAGAGAGCCCTCAAGGCCGGCGTCAGGATCGTCTTCGGCACCGACGCAGGGAGCTTCGAGTGGACCGACCCCAACTCCCCCATCGCGATGGAGTTCGGCCGCATGGTTGCGCTCGGCATGGCGCCGATGGCGGCGATCCGGGCGGCGACGTCGTCCGCCGCGGAGATGCTCGGCATGCCGGGACAGATCGGCGTCGTCGCCCCCGGAGCCTACGCCGACGTGATCGCCGTCGCCGGCGATCCGCTGCGCGACGTGGGCGCCCTGAAAGCCGTCGGCTTCGTCATGAAGGACGGCGAGGTCTTCAGGAGCGAGCTGAAGTAA
- a CDS encoding sigma-70 family RNA polymerase sigma factor → MGHFLRGSCGGSAAARKFSSPSSPADLVERLGRGDRVAEEEFARLYRHRVVRMMRARMPHEIAAEDLAQDVMVESLKALRRGAIAAPEKLGAFVRGTARNVLNSHLRSRRRRPKEVAFTVEMPDTRSPEAAVQRLEVLDLARRAMNGLTPRDRELVRMSLIEDRTPAEIAVALGSSGDLIRARKCRALKKLLRGFRILSRRGVSRMPAIASSRSRS, encoded by the coding sequence ATGGGCCATTTCCTCCGCGGAAGCTGCGGCGGCTCCGCCGCCGCGAGAAAGTTCTCCTCCCCCTCGAGCCCCGCGGATCTCGTCGAACGGCTGGGCCGCGGCGATCGTGTCGCCGAGGAGGAGTTCGCCCGCCTCTACCGCCATCGCGTCGTCAGGATGATGAGGGCGCGGATGCCGCACGAGATCGCCGCCGAGGACCTCGCGCAGGACGTCATGGTGGAGAGCCTCAAGGCGCTTCGACGCGGAGCGATCGCCGCGCCGGAGAAGCTCGGCGCCTTCGTCCGCGGCACGGCGCGGAACGTCCTCAACAGCCATCTGCGCTCCCGCCGCCGGCGGCCGAAAGAGGTGGCGTTCACCGTCGAGATGCCCGACACGCGGTCTCCCGAGGCGGCCGTCCAGAGGCTGGAGGTCCTCGACCTGGCGCGCCGGGCGATGAACGGCCTGACGCCCCGGGATCGGGAGCTCGTCCGGATGAGCCTCATCGAGGATCGCACCCCCGCCGAGATCGCCGTGGCTCTCGGCTCGAGCGGGGATCTGATCCGTGCCCGCAAGTGCCGGGCCCTGAAGAAGCTCCTGAGGGGATTCCGGATCCTCTCACGGCGCGGCGTCTCACGCATGCCGGCGATTGCATCGTCCCGGAGTCGGTCGTAG
- a CDS encoding protein kinase, with protein sequence MPLAPGTRFGPYEITSPLGAGGMGEVYRARDTKLNREVAIKVLPIAFAKDAERVARFRREAQVLASLNHPNIASIYGLEEAEGAVALALEIVEGEDLAGRLKRGAVPVDEALGIARQIAEALEEAHEKGIVHRDLKPANVKVTPEGKVKVLDFGLAKALDVGVSSGSGSSQVSMSPTLTAHGTQIGVILGTAAYMAPEQAAGATVDRRADIWSFGVVLYEMLVGRRLFEGESVSHVLAGVLKDTPDFAALPAGTPERIVNLLRRCLRKKPRERLQAIGDARVVLEEVLADPQRAERKASGPTSAVALAARPSRLAWVVAAAGLAAAATFAVMWISSSRAGSSARVLHAALVAPEGMAFGDTFALSPDGRRIVFEAFDRKSGGRALWIRSLDRGEATELPQTERGEMAFWSPDGAHIGFFAEGKLKRIDSQGATVMALGDAPTPRGGAWGPDGRIVFSAAFRTGLSIVPAGGGETKVLTTLDASRGEKSHRFPVFLPGGKTILFLAQTAEGGSRNDQSSIEALDLAGGKRTRLITANSSPLFASGRILFWRDGALLAQRFEPESLVLSGDPVSVATRVSFTPSEEALVSVSSEGTMAYREGTAGTFSSLVWLDRHGVGVQMIRELEQYRGFALSHDAKRLVYSAAAAGKGATDLWVEDLTRGTVSRLTFEAGGEIEPVWSPDDRLIYYANTSRNDGVIFRRASDGSGSAEELGTTAAGMWPLAVSRDGRWLVVGTQGGETNDDLLRFDLATKQTTSLVATPFLDEDPALSPDDRLLAYASEQSGRWEVYVQALSGGSGKWQISVEGGRRPRWRADGRELLFLNKPDRIMVVDVEPGDVPRFSTPRELFRQAMESFDVTPDGQRVVALRPADSDVTRPLTLALGWPQLVPE encoded by the coding sequence ATGCCTCTCGCACCCGGCACTCGCTTCGGCCCCTACGAGATCACCTCGCCCCTCGGCGCCGGAGGGATGGGGGAGGTGTACCGGGCGCGGGACACGAAGCTCAACCGGGAGGTCGCCATCAAGGTGCTCCCGATCGCCTTCGCGAAGGACGCCGAGCGCGTCGCGCGGTTCCGCCGCGAAGCCCAGGTGCTCGCCTCGCTGAACCACCCCAACATCGCCTCCATCTACGGCCTCGAGGAGGCGGAGGGCGCCGTGGCCCTCGCCCTCGAGATCGTCGAAGGGGAGGACCTCGCCGGGAGGCTGAAGCGGGGGGCGGTGCCGGTGGACGAGGCGCTCGGGATCGCCCGCCAGATCGCCGAGGCGCTCGAGGAGGCGCACGAGAAGGGGATCGTCCACCGCGATCTGAAGCCCGCGAACGTGAAGGTGACGCCCGAGGGGAAGGTGAAGGTCCTCGACTTCGGTCTGGCCAAAGCGCTCGACGTCGGAGTCAGCTCCGGCTCGGGGTCGTCGCAGGTCTCCATGTCGCCGACCCTCACGGCCCACGGGACGCAGATCGGGGTGATCCTGGGCACCGCGGCGTACATGGCCCCCGAGCAGGCGGCGGGGGCGACGGTCGACCGGCGCGCCGACATCTGGTCGTTCGGCGTCGTCCTCTACGAGATGCTGGTGGGGCGACGCCTCTTCGAGGGGGAATCGGTCTCGCACGTCCTCGCCGGAGTTCTCAAGGACACACCCGACTTCGCGGCGCTTCCCGCGGGGACCCCGGAGCGGATCGTGAACCTCCTGCGCCGATGCCTGAGGAAGAAGCCGCGCGAGCGGCTCCAGGCCATCGGCGACGCGCGCGTGGTCCTCGAGGAGGTGCTGGCCGATCCGCAACGCGCCGAGCGCAAGGCTTCCGGCCCGACCTCCGCCGTCGCGCTCGCCGCGCGGCCGTCGAGGCTCGCGTGGGTCGTGGCCGCCGCCGGCCTCGCCGCCGCCGCGACCTTCGCGGTGATGTGGATCAGCTCGAGTCGAGCCGGGTCCTCCGCGCGCGTCCTCCACGCCGCCCTCGTCGCGCCGGAGGGGATGGCCTTCGGCGACACCTTCGCCCTCTCCCCCGATGGCCGCAGGATCGTCTTCGAGGCCTTCGATCGGAAGTCCGGGGGGCGCGCCCTCTGGATTCGCTCGCTCGATCGGGGGGAGGCGACGGAGCTGCCTCAGACCGAACGGGGCGAGATGGCCTTCTGGTCACCCGATGGGGCGCACATCGGGTTCTTCGCCGAGGGCAAGCTCAAGAGGATCGACTCCCAGGGGGCGACGGTGATGGCGCTCGGCGACGCGCCGACGCCGCGTGGAGGTGCGTGGGGGCCCGACGGCCGGATCGTGTTCAGCGCGGCCTTCCGCACCGGCCTCTCGATCGTTCCGGCGGGAGGCGGGGAGACGAAGGTGCTGACGACGCTCGACGCGTCGCGCGGCGAGAAGAGCCACCGCTTCCCGGTCTTCCTTCCGGGCGGGAAGACGATTCTCTTCCTCGCGCAGACGGCCGAGGGAGGTTCCCGCAACGACCAGAGCTCGATCGAGGCGCTCGATCTGGCGGGCGGGAAGCGCACGAGGTTGATCACCGCAAACTCATCGCCGCTCTTCGCGTCGGGCCGAATCCTTTTCTGGCGCGACGGTGCGCTTCTCGCCCAGCGGTTCGAGCCGGAATCCCTCGTGCTCTCGGGCGACCCGGTTTCCGTGGCCACCCGGGTCTCGTTCACGCCGAGCGAGGAGGCTCTCGTCAGCGTCTCGAGCGAAGGCACGATGGCGTACCGCGAGGGGACGGCCGGCACGTTCTCGTCGCTGGTCTGGCTCGATCGACACGGCGTCGGCGTTCAGATGATTCGCGAGCTCGAACAGTACCGGGGATTCGCCCTCTCGCACGACGCGAAACGCCTGGTCTACTCCGCGGCCGCCGCCGGGAAAGGGGCGACGGATCTGTGGGTCGAGGATCTGACGCGGGGCACCGTCAGCCGTCTGACCTTCGAGGCGGGGGGCGAGATCGAGCCCGTCTGGTCGCCGGACGATCGCCTGATCTACTACGCCAATACCAGCCGGAACGACGGCGTCATCTTCCGGCGCGCTTCCGACGGCAGCGGGTCCGCCGAGGAGCTGGGGACGACGGCGGCTGGGATGTGGCCGCTGGCGGTCTCGAGAGACGGCCGATGGCTCGTGGTCGGCACGCAGGGCGGCGAAACGAACGACGATCTCCTTCGCTTCGATCTGGCGACGAAGCAGACGACTTCCCTGGTGGCGACCCCGTTCCTCGACGAGGACCCGGCGCTGTCTCCCGACGACCGGCTCCTCGCCTACGCCTCCGAGCAGTCGGGGCGGTGGGAGGTGTACGTGCAGGCTCTCTCTGGCGGCAGCGGCAAGTGGCAGATCTCGGTCGAAGGCGGCCGGCGCCCGCGCTGGCGCGCCGACGGCCGCGAGCTCCTCTTCCTCAACAAGCCCGACAGGATCATGGTGGTCGACGTGGAGCCCGGCGACGTGCCGCGCTTCTCGACGCCGCGCGAGCTCTTCCGCCAGGCGATGGAGAGCTTCGACGTCACTCCCGACGGCCAGCGCGTCGTCGCGCTGCGCCCGGCCGACAGCGACGTGACGAGGCCCCTGACGCTCGCCCTGGGCTGGCCGCAGCTGGTTCCGGAGTGA
- a CDS encoding serine/threonine-protein kinase, with translation MPLTPGTRLGPYEIASPLGAGGMGEVYRAKDTRLDRDVAVKVLPEAFANNELLRARFDREAKSISSLNHPNICTLFDVGHQEGLLYLVMEMIDGETLADRLSKGALPPDQVLRFGAQIADALDHAHKQGIVHRDLKPGNVMLTKSGAKLLDFGLARTAAEAQSPVQGLTSHPTQMQPLTQEGTILGTFQYMAPEQLEGTGIDARTDIFALGAVLYEMVTGKRAFEGKTKTSLIAAVVSSQPAPISTVVPLAPPALDHVVKRCLEKDPDDRWHSAHDVAGELRWISQAGSSAGVAAPVTLRRKSREKIAWTLAALMTIAALAAVTMRREGGASRPEAPGVVRSMLPISSEELGGESYRTVAVSPDGKTVAWLEVRKGSSLIYLRRLSDPEAHPLAGTEHSQQLFFSPDSKWLGFFAGGRMKKVSVAGGAPVAIARGVLPRGASWADDDSILFVPFFYGGVERVSASGGNRETLTTLDRANGEVAHRWPHALPGGKAFLYTIGRGSSWDEAQIAAQRIGSKERKIVIEGGYDGRYLPTGHLVYARGASLYAVRFDLEKLEVAGDPVQLVEGVAHGDAGASEYAFSNDGVLSYRPAGITGGDRSPLALVDRSGRSLPFRDPAPAGRDLSAPLLSRSGESLVVTIGYEIWAFDLPRGTSTRLTSGTRATLPIWSPDGKFVTYGEERHGPWNPYIRRADGSEPEQLLMKSDASLYATSWSPDGRSMLMIRVDPETGNDLLILSVADKKMTPFVVTEHSEDTGTFSPDGKWIAYASDESERPEIYVRPFGGAEGRWQISTEGAISAHWKKQDEIVFQSGRKVMSVHVRTSPTFSADPPRLLFEGPHELLDVMPDGDRFLVREVATSDRGDSFLRLVTGWFAEVAEKTRR, from the coding sequence ATGCCCCTCACTCCCGGCACCCGACTCGGCCCCTACGAGATCGCCTCGCCTCTCGGCGCGGGCGGCATGGGTGAGGTCTACCGGGCGAAGGACACGCGGCTCGACCGCGACGTCGCCGTCAAGGTCCTCCCCGAGGCTTTCGCGAACAACGAGCTGCTCCGCGCGCGCTTCGATCGCGAGGCGAAGAGCATCTCGTCGCTGAACCACCCGAACATCTGCACCCTCTTCGACGTCGGCCACCAGGAGGGGCTCCTCTACCTCGTGATGGAGATGATCGACGGGGAGACGCTCGCCGATCGCCTCTCGAAGGGGGCGCTCCCTCCCGATCAGGTCCTCCGCTTCGGCGCGCAGATCGCCGACGCGCTCGATCACGCGCACAAGCAGGGTATCGTCCATCGCGATCTCAAGCCCGGCAACGTGATGCTGACGAAGTCGGGCGCGAAGCTCCTCGACTTCGGCCTCGCGCGGACGGCCGCCGAGGCGCAATCCCCCGTGCAGGGGCTCACGAGCCACCCGACGCAGATGCAGCCCCTCACGCAGGAGGGGACGATTCTCGGCACCTTCCAGTACATGGCGCCGGAGCAGCTCGAGGGAACGGGAATCGACGCGCGGACCGACATCTTCGCCCTCGGCGCCGTCCTCTACGAGATGGTGACGGGGAAGCGGGCCTTCGAGGGGAAGACGAAGACGAGCCTCATCGCGGCGGTCGTGTCGTCGCAGCCGGCGCCGATCTCGACCGTGGTCCCGTTGGCGCCGCCGGCGCTGGATCACGTCGTCAAGCGCTGCCTCGAGAAGGATCCCGACGACCGCTGGCACAGCGCGCACGACGTGGCGGGGGAGCTCCGGTGGATCAGCCAGGCGGGGTCTTCGGCGGGAGTCGCCGCCCCGGTGACGCTGCGTCGGAAGAGCCGCGAGAAGATCGCCTGGACGCTTGCGGCGCTGATGACGATCGCGGCGTTGGCGGCGGTCACGATGCGGCGGGAGGGGGGAGCCTCGAGGCCGGAGGCGCCGGGCGTCGTGCGGTCGATGCTGCCGATCTCCTCGGAAGAGCTCGGCGGGGAGTCGTACCGCACGGTCGCCGTCTCCCCCGATGGCAAGACCGTCGCCTGGCTGGAGGTCAGGAAGGGGAGCTCGCTGATCTACTTGAGACGCCTCTCGGACCCCGAGGCCCACCCGCTCGCCGGCACCGAGCACTCCCAGCAGCTCTTCTTCTCACCCGACTCGAAGTGGCTCGGCTTTTTCGCCGGCGGCAGGATGAAAAAGGTCTCCGTCGCCGGGGGAGCGCCGGTCGCGATCGCCAGGGGCGTCCTCCCGCGAGGGGCGAGCTGGGCCGACGACGACTCGATCCTCTTCGTCCCGTTCTTTTACGGCGGCGTCGAGCGCGTCAGCGCTTCCGGTGGGAACCGTGAGACGCTGACCACACTCGACCGGGCGAACGGCGAGGTCGCCCACCGCTGGCCGCACGCGCTTCCCGGCGGGAAGGCCTTCCTCTACACCATCGGCCGCGGCAGCAGCTGGGACGAGGCGCAGATCGCCGCCCAGAGGATCGGCTCGAAAGAGCGCAAGATCGTGATCGAGGGAGGATACGACGGCCGCTATCTCCCGACCGGGCACCTGGTGTACGCGCGAGGCGCGTCTCTCTACGCCGTCCGGTTCGATCTCGAGAAGCTGGAAGTCGCGGGGGATCCGGTGCAGCTGGTCGAGGGCGTCGCTCACGGCGACGCGGGCGCGTCGGAGTACGCGTTCTCGAACGACGGGGTCCTCAGCTACCGTCCGGCCGGGATCACCGGCGGCGATCGGAGCCCTCTCGCGCTGGTCGATCGGTCGGGTCGAAGCCTTCCGTTCCGCGATCCGGCTCCCGCGGGACGCGATCTGTCGGCACCCCTCCTGTCGCGCAGCGGCGAGAGCCTCGTCGTGACGATCGGCTACGAGATCTGGGCCTTCGATCTCCCGCGGGGAACTTCGACCCGTCTCACGTCCGGAACCCGCGCCACCCTCCCGATCTGGTCTCCCGACGGCAAGTTCGTCACGTACGGGGAGGAGCGCCATGGCCCGTGGAACCCCTACATCCGGCGGGCCGACGGCAGCGAGCCCGAGCAACTCCTGATGAAGAGCGACGCGTCCCTGTACGCGACGTCGTGGTCCCCCGACGGCCGGTCGATGCTGATGATCCGCGTCGATCCGGAGACCGGGAACGATCTCCTGATCCTCTCCGTGGCGGACAAGAAGATGACGCCCTTCGTCGTCACCGAGCACAGCGAGGACACGGGCACCTTCTCCCCCGACGGGAAGTGGATCGCCTACGCCTCGGACGAGTCCGAGCGCCCGGAGATCTACGTCCGCCCGTTCGGCGGGGCGGAGGGGCGCTGGCAGATCTCGACGGAGGGGGCCATCAGCGCGCACTGGAAGAAGCAGGACGAGATCGTCTTCCAGAGCGGCCGGAAGGTGATGAGCGTCCACGTCAGAACGTCTCCCACGTTCTCCGCCGATCCGCCCCGCCTCCTCTTCGAGGGGCCGCACGAGCTCCTCGACGTCATGCCCGACGGCGACCGCTTCCTCGTCCGCGAGGTGGCGACCTCCGATCGGGGAGACAGCTTCCTCCGCCTCGTCACGGGATGGTTCGCGGAAGTGGCGGAGAAGACGAGGAGATAG
- a CDS encoding HYR domain-containing protein, giving the protein MRATNRILDEVSGRFVAVLSAIAVLSVAPVLAQHHDTAARAGSQSLTVARHVDTTFTLATAQTAMANATTVIRACDGTPNADEDVACQVTMQVSGGSIGTFGATGDGGDVISSDAEMTALINSGTADVMVVTAIMFCSGPAGPGLTIIGCGNVGAQGIVSVNSLAGNLLGVEITHEFLHNQGHNHRGDAGEAAQTPGAILNPVLNLSSNIINEAECGSLHAGAADNGPIVDPPPIITCPADSTAECTSPAGAQKTDAAIASFLSAVSATDGCEPTPVLTNNAPAVFPKGTISVTFTATDADFLGATSMCSANLRVVDTKAPSITCPAGITVECSQHGGTPATNPAIAAFLGGASATDTCDPSPVISNSAPAVFPLGTTSVTFSARDADGNVGTCTASVRIVDTTPPVITCPAAVTVECSQHGGTPASDPVIAAFLNGASATDTCDPSPAITNNAPTLFPLGTTSVAFTATDASGNATSCSANVRVVDTTPPTVVASLGRTVLWPPNHRLADVRLGASVTDICDPNPAIDVFVFGDEDDVEPTGGGRFSPDARSIALGTLLLRQERKGDSDGRVYLPVVTGTDMSGNVGFDCDTVVIPHDLSAASIADVDAQAGAGRAFCLGHHGAAPPGYFVIGDGPAVGPQH; this is encoded by the coding sequence ATGAGAGCGACGAACCGCATCCTCGATGAGGTTTCGGGGCGCTTCGTGGCGGTCTTGAGCGCGATCGCCGTTCTCTCGGTCGCTCCCGTGCTCGCTCAGCACCACGACACGGCGGCCCGCGCCGGCAGTCAGAGCTTGACCGTCGCCCGGCACGTGGACACGACCTTTACGCTCGCCACCGCCCAGACCGCGATGGCGAACGCCACCACGGTGATCCGGGCGTGCGACGGGACGCCCAACGCGGACGAGGATGTCGCCTGTCAGGTGACGATGCAGGTGTCGGGCGGATCCATCGGCACGTTCGGCGCCACGGGCGACGGCGGCGACGTCATCTCGAGTGACGCCGAGATGACCGCGCTCATCAACAGCGGAACGGCGGACGTCATGGTCGTCACGGCGATCATGTTCTGCAGCGGACCTGCCGGACCGGGCCTCACGATCATCGGCTGCGGCAACGTGGGCGCCCAGGGGATCGTCAGCGTGAACTCGCTGGCGGGCAACCTGCTGGGGGTGGAGATCACGCACGAGTTCCTTCACAATCAGGGCCACAATCACCGCGGCGACGCCGGGGAGGCCGCGCAGACCCCCGGCGCGATCCTCAACCCGGTTCTGAACCTCAGCTCCAACATCATCAACGAGGCGGAGTGCGGATCCCTCCACGCCGGCGCCGCCGACAACGGGCCCATCGTGGATCCCCCTCCCATCATCACCTGCCCGGCCGACTCCACCGCCGAGTGCACGAGCCCCGCCGGCGCGCAGAAGACCGACGCCGCGATCGCGTCATTCCTCTCCGCAGTGAGCGCGACCGACGGCTGCGAGCCCACGCCCGTGCTCACCAACAACGCGCCGGCCGTGTTCCCGAAGGGGACGATCTCGGTGACGTTCACCGCGACCGATGCCGACTTCCTCGGCGCCACATCCATGTGCAGCGCGAACCTCCGCGTTGTGGACACGAAGGCGCCCTCGATCACCTGTCCTGCGGGGATCACCGTTGAGTGCTCGCAGCATGGCGGCACGCCGGCCACGAACCCGGCCATCGCCGCGTTCCTGGGCGGCGCCTCCGCCACGGACACCTGCGATCCGTCTCCCGTCATTTCGAACAGCGCGCCCGCCGTTTTCCCGCTCGGAACGACGTCGGTAACGTTCAGCGCCCGGGATGCCGACGGCAACGTCGGAACCTGCACGGCCAGCGTCCGGATCGTGGACACGACGCCGCCCGTGATCACCTGCCCGGCGGCGGTCACTGTGGAGTGCTCGCAGCACGGCGGTACGCCGGCGAGCGATCCGGTCATCGCGGCGTTCCTCAACGGCGCTTCCGCCACCGACACGTGCGATCCGTCCCCCGCCATCACCAACAACGCACCGACGCTCTTCCCGCTCGGCACGACATCGGTAGCGTTCACCGCGACGGATGCCAGCGGGAACGCCACCAGCTGCTCGGCGAACGTTCGGGTGGTGGACACAACGCCGCCGACTGTCGTGGCGAGCCTCGGCAGGACGGTGCTCTGGCCTCCGAACCACAGGCTGGCGGACGTGCGACTCGGCGCCAGCGTCACCGACATCTGCGACCCCAACCCGGCGATCGACGTCTTCGTCTTCGGGGACGAGGACGACGTGGAGCCGACGGGCGGGGGCCGCTTCTCGCCGGACGCCCGGAGCATCGCTCTCGGCACGCTGCTGCTGCGCCAGGAGCGCAAGGGGGATTCGGACGGGCGCGTCTACTTGCCCGTCGTGACGGGAACGGACATGTCGGGCAACGTGGGGTTCGACTGCGACACGGTGGTCATCCCGCACGATCTGTCGGCCGCGTCCATCGCCGACGTGGACGCTCAGGCCGGAGCCGGTAGGGCGTTCTGTCTCGGGCATCACGGCGCCGCACCGCCCGGCTACTTCGTGATCGGCGACGGTCCCGCCGTGGGGCCGCAACACTAG